A stretch of Acidimicrobiales bacterium DNA encodes these proteins:
- a CDS encoding DUF3090 family protein — MSRSFDVPSPDRFTAGTVGEPGHRVFYLQAGSASGDVTLRLEKTQVAALAEFVGDLLADLPPVPPSERPGPADLALRQPVEDEWVVGSIGVAYDEDEDRVVLVVEELGEDDEDTATARFRLTRAQAAAFVEHARELVAAGRPPCPFCGRPLDPEGHVCPRSNGHLAT; from the coding sequence TTGAGCCGGTCCTTCGACGTCCCGAGCCCGGACCGGTTCACGGCCGGCACCGTCGGCGAGCCCGGCCACCGCGTCTTCTACCTCCAGGCCGGGTCGGCGTCCGGCGACGTCACCCTGCGCCTGGAGAAGACCCAGGTGGCGGCGCTGGCCGAGTTCGTGGGCGACCTGCTCGCCGACCTGCCCCCGGTGCCGCCCTCCGAGCGGCCCGGCCCCGCCGACCTCGCCCTCCGCCAGCCGGTGGAGGACGAGTGGGTGGTGGGCAGCATCGGCGTCGCCTACGACGAGGACGAGGACCGGGTCGTGCTCGTCGTCGAGGAGCTGGGCGAGGACGACGAGGACACGGCCACCGCCCGCTTCCGGCTGACCAGGGCGCAGGCCGCGGCGTTCGTGGAGCACGCGAGGGAGCTGGTGGCCGCCGGCCGCCCGCCCTGCCCGTTCTGCGGCCGGCCGCTCGATCCGGAGGGTCACGTGTGCCCCCGCAGCAACGGCCACCTGGCGACCTGA
- a CDS encoding acetyl-CoA C-acyltransferase has translation MPEAVIVAAARTAVGRAFKGSLVDARPDDLSGHVVRALMDKVPEVDPASIGDVLWGCALTHHEQGMNVARQVGLLAGLPDTVPGTTVNRFCSSSLQTIRMAFHAVKAGEGDTYVAGGVESVTRCGGKGLDREDLNPRFTDEDRDDFVNHVYIPMGETAENVAEKFGVTRERMDEYAKLSQDRAVAAQAAGVFDREIVPWTRPDGTVVDRDDGPRPGTSLEKLAGLAPAFRPDGRVTAGNSCPLNDGAAAVLVMSEERARSLGLTPLARIVASAVSGLAPEIMGVGPIEACRKALDQAGMKITDVDVVELNEAFAAQVLPVCDEVGISVEDQLNPHGGAIALGHPFGMTGARIMTTLLNDLATLDRSIGLETMCVGGGQGMAMIVERLA, from the coding sequence ATGCCCGAGGCCGTGATCGTCGCCGCCGCCCGCACCGCCGTCGGCCGGGCCTTCAAGGGCTCGCTGGTGGACGCCCGCCCCGACGACCTGAGCGGCCACGTCGTGCGGGCGCTCATGGACAAGGTGCCCGAGGTGGACCCGGCGTCGATCGGCGACGTGCTCTGGGGCTGCGCGCTCACCCACCACGAGCAGGGCATGAACGTCGCCCGCCAGGTCGGCCTGCTCGCCGGCCTGCCCGACACGGTGCCGGGCACGACCGTGAACCGCTTCTGCTCCTCGTCGCTGCAGACCATCCGCATGGCCTTCCACGCCGTGAAAGCCGGCGAGGGCGACACGTACGTCGCCGGCGGGGTCGAGAGCGTCACCCGGTGCGGCGGCAAGGGCCTCGACCGCGAGGACCTCAACCCCCGCTTCACCGACGAGGACCGCGACGACTTCGTCAACCACGTCTACATCCCGATGGGCGAGACGGCCGAGAACGTGGCCGAGAAGTTCGGCGTCACCAGGGAGCGGATGGACGAGTACGCCAAGCTCAGCCAGGACCGGGCGGTCGCCGCTCAGGCCGCCGGCGTGTTCGACCGGGAGATCGTGCCGTGGACGAGGCCGGACGGCACCGTCGTCGACCGGGACGACGGCCCCCGCCCCGGCACCAGCCTGGAGAAGCTGGCCGGCCTGGCCCCGGCCTTCCGCCCCGACGGCCGGGTCACGGCCGGCAACTCCTGCCCGCTGAACGACGGCGCGGCCGCCGTGCTCGTGATGAGCGAGGAGCGGGCCCGCTCCCTCGGCCTCACCCCGCTCGCCAGGATCGTCGCCTCGGCCGTGTCCGGGCTCGCCCCGGAGATCATGGGCGTCGGCCCCATCGAGGCCTGCCGCAAGGCGCTCGACCAGGCCGGGATGAAGATCACCGACGTCGACGTCGTCGAGCTCAACGAGGCCTTCGCCGCCCAGGTGCTGCCGGTGTGCGACGAGGTCGGCATCTCGGTCGAGGACCAGCTCAACCCCCACGGCGGCGCCATCGCCCTCGGGCACCCGTTCGGCATGACCGGCGCCCGCATCATGACCACCCTGCTCAACGACCTCGCCACCCTCGATCGCTCGATCGGCCTGGAGACGATGTGCGTGGGCGGTGGGCAGGGCATGGCGATGATCGTCGAGCGCCTGGCCTGA
- a CDS encoding LCP family protein, producing MAARGARARARRSWPQRLLLGTGAVLTAMCVLGAGALGFVAWKLSRVDRLGDVGDLADAGDGEPENFLLVGSDSRETVDEDDPDAGAFLNGESGGRRSDTIVLARVDPRSTHVTLLSLPRDLWVPIAGQDDPNRINTAYSLGRDVLVDTIEEDFGIPVHHYVEVDFAGFKGLVAALDGVPMYFEAPARDEHSGLDVPSGCVTLDPDQALAFARSRHYEYLTDDDGWTTDPSGDHGRISRQQAFIFRALERARDRGLTNPVTLNRLIDVGLDNVGVDPGLSDGELLALARRFRSITADQITTLRLPVEEDVVGEAYVLRLLTAEAQDELNVFRGLPPGALAPEAVTVRVLNGSGAEHQAADVADDLGDRGFLVSGVGDADEHAERTEVRHAPGAEPSAALVARYLAAGAVVVPDASLDGSEVVLTTGDDFTAVRSTPAPESAVQVTAPTTGVTAAEPESVAVRVMNGTSVTGQAADAAAALEDDGFTVLGTGDWDETIAATVVYYPTGAVAEAEAVAEHLAAGAELVEDPSMGPGGVVLVTGADYDGVGAPTSDDDGAPVDTPPVTSAPTTTSSVPGVVPGDPPPGVDCG from the coding sequence ATGGCAGCCCGTGGAGCCAGAGCCCGCGCGCGCCGGTCGTGGCCCCAGCGACTCCTCCTCGGCACCGGCGCCGTCCTCACCGCGATGTGCGTGCTCGGCGCCGGGGCGCTGGGGTTCGTGGCGTGGAAGCTGAGCCGGGTCGACCGGCTGGGCGACGTCGGCGACCTCGCGGACGCCGGCGACGGCGAGCCCGAGAACTTCCTGCTGGTCGGCTCGGACAGCCGCGAGACCGTCGACGAGGACGACCCCGACGCCGGCGCGTTCCTGAACGGCGAGTCCGGCGGCCGGCGCTCGGACACGATCGTGCTCGCCCGCGTCGACCCCCGCTCCACCCACGTGACCCTGCTGTCCCTGCCCCGCGACCTGTGGGTGCCGATCGCCGGCCAGGACGACCCGAACCGCATCAACACCGCCTACAGCCTCGGGCGGGACGTGCTGGTCGACACCATCGAGGAGGACTTCGGCATCCCCGTCCACCACTACGTGGAGGTGGACTTCGCCGGGTTCAAGGGCCTGGTGGCCGCCCTCGACGGCGTCCCCATGTACTTCGAGGCGCCGGCGCGCGACGAGCACTCCGGCCTCGACGTGCCGAGCGGCTGCGTCACCCTCGACCCCGACCAGGCCCTCGCCTTCGCCCGCAGCCGGCACTACGAGTACCTGACCGACGACGACGGCTGGACGACCGACCCGAGCGGCGACCACGGCCGCATCAGCCGCCAGCAGGCGTTCATCTTCCGGGCCCTCGAGCGGGCCAGGGACCGGGGCCTCACCAACCCGGTCACCCTGAACCGGCTGATCGACGTCGGCCTCGACAACGTCGGCGTCGACCCGGGCCTCTCCGACGGCGAGCTGCTCGCCCTGGCCCGGCGCTTCCGGTCGATCACCGCGGACCAGATCACCACCCTGCGCCTCCCCGTGGAGGAGGACGTCGTCGGCGAGGCCTACGTGCTCCGCCTCCTGACCGCCGAGGCCCAGGACGAGCTCAACGTGTTCCGGGGCCTGCCGCCCGGCGCCCTCGCCCCCGAGGCGGTCACCGTGCGGGTGCTGAACGGCTCGGGCGCCGAGCACCAGGCGGCCGACGTGGCCGACGACCTCGGCGACCGGGGCTTCCTCGTGAGCGGCGTGGGCGACGCCGACGAGCACGCCGAGCGGACCGAGGTCCGCCACGCGCCCGGCGCCGAGCCGTCCGCCGCCCTCGTGGCCCGCTACCTGGCCGCCGGGGCCGTCGTGGTGCCCGACGCCAGCCTCGACGGCTCCGAGGTGGTGCTCACCACCGGGGACGACTTCACCGCCGTGCGGTCCACGCCCGCGCCCGAGTCGGCCGTGCAGGTGACGGCGCCGACCACCGGGGTGACGGCGGCCGAGCCCGAGAGCGTCGCCGTGCGGGTGATGAACGGCACGAGCGTGACCGGCCAGGCCGCCGACGCCGCCGCCGCCCTGGAGGACGACGGGTTCACCGTCCTCGGCACGGGCGACTGGGACGAGACCATCGCGGCGACCGTCGTGTACTACCCGACCGGCGCGGTCGCCGAGGCGGAGGCCGTGGCCGAGCACCTGGCCGCCGGGGCCGAGCTGGTGGAGGACCCGTCGATGGGCCCCGGCGGGGTGGTGCTCGTGACCGGCGCCGACTACGACGGCGTCGGCGCGCCGACCTCGGACGACGACGGCGCGCCGGTCGACACGCCGCCGGTGACGTCGGCGCCGACGACGACCTCGTCGGTGCCCGGTGTGGTCCCCGGCGACC
- a CDS encoding uracil-DNA glycosylase gives MDARDELDALEARITVCRACPRLVAWRELVATQKRAAFRDEAYWGRPVPAFGDPAASVVVVGLAPAAHGGNRTGRIFTGDRSGDWLYASMWRTGFANQPTSVHRDDGLRLTGAWVTAAVRCAPPDNKPTTTERDTCRPYLARELEVLPWRVIVALGGFGFGVAASILGLRPRPRFGHGVEVALPGGRHLIASYHVSQQNTFTGKLTEPMLDAVFERARELSRAGR, from the coding sequence GTGGACGCCCGGGACGAGCTGGACGCCCTGGAGGCCCGGATCACCGTCTGCCGGGCCTGCCCCCGCCTCGTCGCCTGGCGGGAGCTGGTGGCGACGCAGAAGCGGGCCGCCTTCCGCGACGAGGCGTACTGGGGGCGGCCGGTGCCGGCCTTCGGCGACCCGGCGGCGAGCGTGGTCGTCGTCGGCCTCGCGCCTGCCGCCCACGGCGGCAACCGCACCGGGCGCATCTTCACCGGCGACCGGTCCGGGGACTGGCTGTACGCGTCGATGTGGCGCACCGGGTTCGCCAACCAGCCGACCAGCGTCCACCGCGACGACGGGCTCCGGCTCACCGGGGCGTGGGTGACGGCGGCCGTCCGCTGCGCCCCGCCCGACAACAAGCCGACCACCACCGAGCGGGACACCTGCCGGCCGTACCTGGCGAGGGAGCTCGAGGTGCTGCCCTGGCGGGTGATCGTCGCCCTCGGCGGCTTCGGGTTCGGGGTGGCCGCCTCGATCCTCGGGCTGCGGCCCCGCCCCCGGTTCGGCCACGGCGTCGAGGTCGCCCTGCCCGGCGGGCGCCACCTCATCGCCAGCTACCACGTGAGCCAGCAGAACACGTTCACCGGCAAGCTCACCGAGCCGATGCTCGACGCCGTGTTCGAGCGGGCCAGGGAGCTCAGTCGAGCAGGGCGATGA
- a CDS encoding acyl-CoA dehydrogenase family protein gives MDLTYPPEAERFRAEIRAWLEDNLPEGWFDDGFRLEGDARERFNEQWTRKLHEGGWICASWPEEYGGKGLSVLESVVLNEEFARAGAPMRADFFGDTLVGPTILQWGTEEQKREFLPKILRGEISWCQGFSEPEAGSDLASLKTRAVLDGDEWVVNGQKVWTTQAQYADYVFLLARTDPDAPRHAGISYLLVPMRQPGIEVRPIVQPDGSAEFNEVFFSDARCPAGNVVGGVNDGWKVAMTTLGFERGSSATTSHRRFERELDQIMDAARANGKAADPLVRQRLAAAWSKVQIMRVNGLRTLTVALGGTDPGVAALGATNKMFWSEYHRDVMELAIDILGMDGQVLTGSAGDEFVPGVGRRRGREDYPVSPLQASFFFSRSETIWGGTAEIQRNIVGERVLGLPKEPRPV, from the coding sequence ATGGACCTCACCTACCCGCCCGAGGCCGAGCGGTTCCGAGCCGAGATCCGGGCGTGGCTGGAGGACAACCTGCCCGAGGGCTGGTTCGACGACGGCTTCCGCCTCGAGGGCGACGCCCGCGAGCGCTTCAACGAGCAGTGGACCCGCAAGCTCCACGAGGGCGGGTGGATCTGCGCGTCCTGGCCGGAGGAGTACGGCGGCAAGGGCCTGTCCGTGCTCGAGAGCGTGGTGCTGAACGAGGAGTTCGCGCGGGCCGGCGCGCCGATGCGGGCCGACTTCTTCGGCGACACCCTCGTCGGCCCGACCATCCTCCAGTGGGGGACCGAGGAGCAGAAGAGGGAGTTCCTCCCGAAGATCCTGCGGGGCGAGATCAGCTGGTGCCAGGGGTTCTCCGAGCCCGAGGCCGGCTCGGACCTGGCGTCGCTGAAGACCAGGGCCGTGCTCGACGGCGACGAGTGGGTCGTCAACGGCCAGAAGGTGTGGACCACCCAGGCCCAGTACGCCGACTACGTCTTCCTGCTGGCCCGCACCGACCCGGACGCGCCCCGGCACGCGGGCATCTCGTACCTGCTCGTCCCGATGCGCCAGCCCGGCATCGAGGTCCGCCCGATCGTCCAGCCCGACGGCTCGGCCGAGTTCAACGAGGTGTTCTTCTCCGACGCCCGCTGCCCCGCCGGCAACGTGGTCGGCGGCGTGAACGACGGGTGGAAGGTGGCCATGACCACGCTCGGCTTCGAGCGGGGCTCGTCGGCCACCACCAGCCACCGGCGCTTCGAGCGGGAGCTGGACCAGATCATGGACGCGGCCAGGGCCAACGGGAAGGCCGCCGACCCCCTCGTCCGCCAGCGGCTGGCCGCCGCCTGGTCGAAGGTCCAGATCATGCGGGTCAACGGGCTGCGCACCCTGACCGTCGCCCTCGGCGGCACGGATCCCGGGGTGGCCGCGCTCGGCGCCACCAACAAGATGTTCTGGTCCGAGTACCACCGGGACGTCATGGAGCTGGCCATCGACATCCTCGGGATGGACGGACAGGTGCTGACCGGCTCGGCCGGCGACGAGTTCGTGCCCGGCGTGGGCCGGCGGCGGGGCCGGGAGGACTACCCGGTGAGCCCCCTCCAGGCATCGTTCTTCTTCTCCCGGTCCGAGACGATCTGGGGCGGCACGGCCGAGATCCAGCGCAACATCGTCGGCGAGCGCGTGCTCGGGCTGCCGAAGGAGCCGCGGCCGGTGTGA
- a CDS encoding MSMEG_4193 family putative phosphomutase: MPRRAQPRPTLVLFVRHGQTPTTGQTLPGRAPGLHLADAGRQQADAVAARIAALKQVDAVYASPLERTRETAAPIARARKLKVTVERGLLECDFGDWTGAELKGLRKLPEWGTVQRYPSGFRFPGGESFAELQARMAGAVTRLRERHPGGVVVAVSHADPIKAAVADALGTHLDLFQRIVVSPCSVTAVAYGAGGPTVLTVNSTGGELTGLVAS, translated from the coding sequence ATGCCCCGCCGTGCCCAGCCCCGCCCGACGCTCGTGCTGTTCGTCCGCCACGGCCAGACGCCGACCACCGGGCAGACCCTGCCGGGCCGGGCGCCGGGCCTGCACCTGGCCGACGCCGGGCGCCAGCAGGCCGACGCGGTGGCGGCCAGGATCGCGGCCCTGAAGCAGGTCGACGCCGTCTACGCGTCGCCCCTCGAGCGGACCAGGGAGACGGCGGCGCCGATCGCCAGGGCGAGGAAGCTGAAGGTGACCGTCGAGCGGGGCCTCCTCGAGTGCGACTTCGGGGACTGGACGGGCGCCGAGCTGAAGGGGCTGCGGAAGCTGCCCGAGTGGGGCACCGTGCAGCGCTACCCGAGCGGGTTCCGGTTCCCGGGCGGCGAGTCGTTCGCCGAGCTCCAGGCGAGGATGGCGGGCGCCGTCACCCGGCTGCGCGAGCGCCACCCCGGCGGGGTCGTCGTCGCCGTGTCCCACGCCGACCCGATCAAGGCGGCCGTGGCCGACGCCCTCGGCACCCACCTGGACCTGTTCCAGCGCATCGTCGTGTCGCCGTGCTCGGTCACCGCGGTCGCCTACGGCGCCGGCGGCCCCACCGTCCTCACCGTGAACAGCACCGGCGGCGAGCTGACCGGGCTGGTGGCGAGTTGA
- a CDS encoding Coenzyme F420 hydrogenase/dehydrogenase, beta subunit C-terminal domain — translation MPSRWTFQWRELYDEVVTSGLCTGCAGCVVACPHEVIGYRHVPGPQGYKPFHLEEELGPDDCVHGQRGCTSCTRACPRFRMWEPEADEHLFGRVRGPEEVSGIYSDILLTRASDEMVHRMGQDGGLVSAFLVWALENDYIDAALVSYLEGDGSSWKAVPGVAATKEEILASAGSRYTYSANTLAVKDALAAGHSRLALVGMSCQSSVPPVMWSRKVGKAGKPFLFNIGLLCSKTFDDSIFEELFEAKYGLRREDMAKVNIKGVFQVWMRNGDYHEIPLKECHAWTRDGCKLCPDFAAEHADISTGGIGRFNDWTLTIVRTDLGREVVTRMIADGSLQARPGDDDPGAIALLHKLATRSRKRWPATAVEPPRRLPPPDPEPAPTAAPAPA, via the coding sequence ATGCCGAGCCGTTGGACGTTCCAGTGGCGGGAGCTCTACGACGAGGTCGTCACCTCGGGGCTGTGCACGGGCTGCGCCGGCTGCGTGGTCGCCTGCCCCCATGAGGTCATCGGCTACCGCCACGTGCCCGGCCCCCAGGGGTACAAGCCGTTCCACCTGGAGGAGGAGCTCGGCCCGGACGACTGCGTGCACGGCCAGCGGGGCTGCACGTCCTGCACCAGGGCGTGCCCCCGGTTCCGCATGTGGGAGCCGGAGGCCGACGAGCACCTGTTCGGCCGGGTGCGGGGCCCCGAGGAGGTGTCCGGCATCTACTCGGACATCCTCCTCACGAGGGCGAGCGACGAGATGGTCCACCGCATGGGCCAGGACGGCGGGCTGGTGTCCGCCTTCCTCGTCTGGGCGCTCGAGAACGACTACATCGACGCCGCCCTCGTCTCCTACCTGGAGGGCGACGGCTCGTCGTGGAAGGCCGTCCCCGGCGTTGCCGCCACCAAGGAGGAGATCCTCGCGTCGGCCGGCAGCCGCTACACGTACTCCGCCAACACGCTGGCCGTGAAGGACGCGCTGGCCGCCGGCCACAGCCGGCTGGCCCTCGTGGGGATGAGCTGCCAGTCGTCGGTGCCGCCGGTGATGTGGAGCCGCAAGGTCGGCAAGGCGGGCAAGCCGTTCCTGTTCAACATCGGCCTGCTGTGCTCGAAGACCTTCGACGACTCGATCTTCGAGGAGCTGTTCGAGGCGAAGTACGGCCTGCGCCGCGAGGACATGGCGAAGGTCAACATCAAGGGCGTGTTCCAGGTGTGGATGCGCAACGGCGACTACCACGAGATCCCGCTGAAGGAGTGCCACGCCTGGACGCGGGACGGGTGCAAGCTCTGCCCGGACTTCGCCGCCGAGCACGCCGACATCTCGACCGGCGGCATCGGCCGGTTCAACGACTGGACGCTCACGATCGTCCGCACCGACCTCGGGCGGGAGGTGGTCACCAGGATGATCGCCGACGGCAGCCTCCAGGCCCGCCCCGGCGACGACGACCCCGGCGCCATCGCCCTGCTCCACAAGCTGGCCACGAGGAGCCGCAAGCGCTGGCCGGCGACGGCCGTCGAGCCGCCCCGCCGCCTCCCGCCCCCCGACCCCGAGCCGGCCCCGACCGCCGCGCCCGCGCCGGCCTGA
- a CDS encoding sulfite exporter TauE/SafE family protein produces the protein MDPGPLRDALTLLLGVATGMLSGLFGVGGAVISTPGIRALGATALTSIGTTLPSIIPSSASGTFRYAREGLIDWRAVGFTAPIGVLAAIGGSLLSEVVPGEGHLLMLATAALLGVSALRMGRARQAAPVPVPEGGSEEDTVAAPDEPGVAAEAPERARPGRFAVVGLMAGTLSGLLGIGGGIVMVPGFSQYAGLGVKRAIATSLVCVGLFAVPGTVTHAALGNIDWRFALWLAVGVVPGAWLGAHVASGTSDRRLRLVVSGFLGLTAVGYAAGELIALLD, from the coding sequence GTGGACCCGGGGCCGCTCCGGGACGCCCTGACCCTGCTCCTCGGGGTGGCGACCGGGATGCTGTCTGGCCTGTTCGGCGTGGGTGGCGCGGTCATCTCCACGCCGGGCATCCGGGCCCTCGGCGCGACCGCGCTCACCTCGATCGGCACCACCCTTCCGTCGATCATCCCGAGCAGCGCCAGCGGGACGTTCCGCTACGCCAGGGAGGGCCTGATCGACTGGCGGGCCGTCGGCTTCACGGCGCCGATCGGGGTCCTCGCCGCCATCGGCGGGTCGCTCCTCTCCGAGGTCGTCCCCGGCGAGGGGCACCTGCTCATGCTGGCGACGGCCGCCCTCCTCGGCGTGAGCGCCCTGCGCATGGGCCGGGCCCGGCAGGCCGCGCCCGTGCCCGTCCCCGAGGGCGGCAGCGAGGAGGACACGGTCGCCGCGCCCGACGAGCCCGGCGTGGCCGCCGAGGCGCCAGAGCGGGCCAGGCCGGGCCGGTTCGCCGTCGTCGGCCTGATGGCCGGCACCCTGTCCGGCCTGCTCGGCATCGGCGGCGGCATCGTGATGGTGCCGGGGTTCAGCCAGTACGCGGGGCTCGGCGTGAAGCGGGCCATCGCCACCTCGCTCGTGTGCGTCGGGCTGTTCGCCGTGCCGGGGACGGTCACCCACGCCGCCCTCGGCAACATCGACTGGCGCTTCGCGCTGTGGCTCGCCGTCGGCGTCGTCCCCGGCGCCTGGCTCGGCGCCCACGTCGCCTCGGGCACCTCCGACCGGCGGCTGCGCCTCGTGGTGTCCGGGTTCCTCGGGCTGACGGCGGTCGGCTACGCCGCCGGGGAGCTCATCGCCCTGCTCGACTGA